One region of Hymenobacter sediminicola genomic DNA includes:
- a CDS encoding BLUF domain-containing protein, translating to MHHLIYSSTSAVPFSEEQLHTLLSQARANNEQQGLTGILLYHAGQFMQLLEGPPAAVHALYNHIAQDPRHTGIIKLADKPVENRSFPDWSMAFRVVNDEQFNLLLGYQSPETTNIAPSGLSAADSLLLGIMHAFMLRDDSEQETPAQ from the coding sequence ATGCACCATCTTATATATAGCAGTACGTCCGCAGTACCTTTCTCTGAAGAGCAACTACACACCTTGCTCAGTCAAGCCAGAGCTAACAACGAGCAGCAGGGACTGACGGGAATTCTGTTATATCATGCCGGGCAATTCATGCAGTTGCTCGAAGGCCCGCCGGCCGCTGTGCATGCGCTGTATAACCATATTGCGCAGGACCCGCGCCATACAGGCATTATCAAGCTAGCCGACAAACCCGTAGAAAACCGAAGCTTTCCCGATTGGTCGATGGCGTTCCGGGTAGTGAATGATGAGCAGTTTAATCTCCTACTAGGTTACCAGTCGCCTGAAACAACTAACATCGCTCCATCCGGCCTGAGTGCTGCCGACTCCTTACTACTGGGGATTATGCATGCCTTTATGCTGCGAGACGACTCGGAACAGGAAACACCAGCACAATAA